One Acropora palmata chromosome 2, jaAcrPala1.3, whole genome shotgun sequence genomic window carries:
- the LOC141868418 gene encoding adenosine receptor A2b-like, with amino-acid sequence MRTWIWVIGWCLSFLTIIGNGAIVTLVSSKRQLRTKTNAFLTSLAVADFFVGVFTVPLLHFCTATNTCKNSLHPKLPELTWFNITRWIFSYASIVNLCSLVLDRYVAVVKPFRYLSFMTRRRVICMISLAWVIAVAPLSLPIASLVSSNPVFMMKIFTVIVAIFFEFFPCVLQVFCVGSMVCIAFKHKRSERALEKQLRYNHRVVFKTQDMNTVKVTAFVAGCALASYSILIRCSVIVFYDSTKDCGDFNYKLPVLVLNSALNPLTYALLKSDIKKVLKGISKSLFEPNQLNNSTTHNVMVEGRFSRVKIKPTSETPSTLKVSLVVNCKY; translated from the coding sequence CGTCACTCTAGTGTCCAGCAAACGACAGCTTCGAACAAAAACCAACGCTTTCCTCACCTCCCTAGCAGTGGCGGATTTTTTCGTTGGAGTTTTTACAGTCcctcttttgcatttttgcacTGCTACAAACACCTGCAAAAACAGTCTTCATCCTAAATTACCTGAGCTTACTTGGTTTAACATTACAAGATGGATATTCAGTTACGCGTCCATAGTTAACTTGTGCAGTTTGGTGCTGGATCGTTATGTTGCCGTTGTCAAGCCCTTTAGATATTTGAGCTTTATGACTCGTCGTCGTGTTATTTGCATGATTTCCTTGGCTTGGGTCATCGCAGTTGCGCCATTGAGTTTGCCAATTGCGTCTCTTGTTTCCTCCAACCCTGTCTTCatgatgaaaatttttacTGTTATCGTTGCCATCTTCTTTGAGTTTTTTCCATGTGTTTTGCAAGTATTTTGTGTTGGATCCATGGTGTGCATTGCATTCAAACATAAAAGATCTGAACGTGCATTAGAAAAACAGTTACGTTATAATCACAGAGTTGTATTTAAGACTCAAGACATGAATACGGTGAAAGTAACAGCATTTGTTGCTGGCTGTGCTCTCGCTTCCTACAGCATACTCATACGGTGTTCTGTTATAGTTTTTTATGATTCCACCAAAGATTGTGGTGATTTCAATTACAAGCTACcagttttagttttaaatTCAGCTTTAAATCCTTTGACATACGCATTATTGAAAAGCGACATAAAGAAAGTGTTAAAAGGAATTTCAAAGTCACTTTTCGAACCGAATCAATTAAACAACTCAACAACTCACAATGTGATGGTTGAAGGGCGTTTCAGTAGAGTCAAGATTAAGCCAACTTCCGAAACACCGTCAACTTTAAAGGTTTCTTTAGTTGTAAATTGTAAGTATTAA